gctcggatgccactgttggggaacgtagtaatttcaaaaaaattcctacgcacacgcaagatcatggtgatgcatagcaacgagaggggagagtgttgtccacgtaccctcgtagaccgacagcggaagcgttatcacaacgcggttgatgtagtcgtacgtcttcacgatccgaccgatcaagtaccgaacgtacggcacctccaagttctacacacgttcagctcgatgatgtccctcgaactccgatccagccgagtgttgagggagagtttcgtcagcacgacggcgtggtgacgatgatgatgttccaccgacgcagggcttcgcctaagctccgcgacggtattatcgaggtgtaatctggtggaggggggcaccgcacacggctaaaatatcgtatatcaagtgtgttcttaggtgccccctgcccccgtatataaaggagcaagggggaggccggctgccctaggcgcgccaaggagagagggggagtcctcctcctagtaggagtaggactcccctttcctagtcctactaggaaagaaggggggaaggaaagagagggagagggagagggaaagggggctgcgccccctctcctagtacaactaggactccccttgggagggggcgcgccacctcctggctgctgccctctctctcccctcaaggcccaccaaggcccaatacttccccgggggttccggtaaccctccggcactccggtttaatccgaaacttccccggaacacttccggtgtccgaatatagtcgtccaatatatcaatctttacgtctcgaccatttcgagactcctcgtcatgtccgtgatcacatccgggactccgaacaaccttcggtacatcaaatcacataaactcataatataactgtcatcgtaactttaagcgtgcggaccctttgggttcgagaactatgtagacatgaccgagacacctctccggtcaataaccaatagcgggacctggatgcccatattggctcccacatattctacgaagatctttatcggtcagaccgcataacaacatacgttgttccctttgtcatcggtatgttacttgcccgagattcgatcgtcggtatctcgatacctagttcaatctcgttaccggcaagtctctttactcgttccgtaatacatcatcccgcaactaactcattagtcacaatgcttgcaaggcttatagtgatgtgcattaccgagtgggcccagagatacctctccgacaatcggagtgacaaatcctaatctcgaaatacgccaacccaacaagtacctttggagacacctgtagagcacctttataatcacccagttacgttgtgacgtttggtagcacacaaagtgttcctccggtaaacgggagttgcataatctcatagtcataggaacatgtataagtcatgaagaaagcaatagcaacatactaaacgatcgggtgctaagctaacgtaatgggtcatgtcaatcacgtcattctcctaatgaggtgatcccgttaatcaaatgacaactcatgtctatggctaggaaacataaccatctttgattaacgagctagtcaagcagaggcatactagtgacactctgtttgtctatgtattcacacatgtattatgtttccggttaatacaattctagcatgaataataaacatttatcataaggaaatatataatactttattattgcctctagggcatatttccttcagagtgaGGGGTGCATGGGATGAGAGAGTGAGAGGGCTGGTTGTGGTGAGAGAGTAGCTGAGCTGCTGAGGTCAGAATAAGGCTGGGCAAGTAAGCTAAAAAAACTGGATAGACAACATTCCTGATTATGAGATAATTTCTTAAGTGCATCAAGTAAATTTTAATTTGTAACGTATTTTTAGTTAGATAATTGCTCTATATGTATACATCGTCAAATTGCTATTTGAATCAATTTACATTGCCAGTGAAGTGGACTTCAATTATTACCCAATTATGCCCAGCTATCTTTTCTCTAAatgtgaaatttaacatgcattatgTTTATATAACTTCAGCAAAATActtcaaaagcccgtggcaacgcacgggcattctactagttttAAAGTAGAAAAAATGTTTTTCTCTCATCAAGCTGTAATCATGAACAATAATATTCAACACATGGTCTTCTCATTTTCTACATGCACTTAATCCATTGATGGTGGGGTAAGTAAataggagagagagagggtggcTTGCACATTTCCAACGCATTTTTACTTCACTTCATAATCTGTCCTAAAATTTCTATATGTACACTTATccgtggacggagggagtatcgtTGGCGCTTAAGGCGCTGAATAGGGTTTGAGGGCCATGGCACTCTAGCTAGTCCAACAATGCTTTGGGCCGATATTTTTTTCTGcttttgtcttcttttatttttctattttagttcttttttcaatttttgttctTAGAAAGGTTATTTTTTGGTTTCacctatttatttatttactttcttCTTGTATTTTGGTTTTCAATAATAAAAAATTATTTTCTATGTGCTCTGTTAATCATCACTAGATATATTCTAGAAGATATACCTTCTGTTCTCACAATTGTTATTAATAATGATAAAAATGATCATCATTAGTAAATCCATTATGTCTATCTGAGTAAGGTGACATTTTGGGGGGATATACATATATTTCTTTCAAGTGTATGGACTCTTTTTTTTTTAAGAATGCATGGGTATATTTTATTTAGAATGTATGTGCATCTTTGTTGAAGTAAGAGATACAATGATGCCCCACCTCCCCCGCCATCACCTAACTGGGCCTGATCTGGGTCCAGCCTTTTTCTCAGCCCAGATATGCCATTTGTCATGTACTCTACTCCACTGAATGgttccctcaaaaaaagaaaaagaaaaactccaCTGAATGGTTTGGGCTATCATAGTTGTAGCAAACTGAATGGTTGTCATTGCATTCACCACTGAAAGGCGTGCTTCTCCCTGAAGGACTTGAGATTAATTGATGAATCGAAGAGTCGGCTTTGTTTCTTCCTATAAACTGAAGCTCTCGCAAGCCGCAACTCGCACGTCATGGCTTTCCGGCTGCTGGCACTTCCCTGTCGACGgtcacccctcacaaaccagaaaCAGCACAAGGAAAGAGAAAGGTCAAAGATTTGATGTTCTTGCAAAGTTTCAGCAAAAAATAACCTACGTGGAGCCCTCACAAAAAAAACTAAATCACTGCTAAAAATGTACATAAACTTTGAACAATGACATTTTTTTAGGTGAGGGCTCCTCAAATTTTTTTTAGCTAAAACTTTGCAAGATTATCAAAAGTTTGATGATGTTTGATGtcccaaagtttcagatttttttaaatttttaaatttgttttgaatttactgttcatagagggTGTAGGGGCATCCGGGTGCTGAAAATCCTGTCTCCAGGGGAAATCATTCTGGCACCATCCAAGTCATGGACTACAGTTCAGATAGTCGACTACCCCCATGGACCCACATGCTAATCTAACCAACAGTGGTTCATCTCCCCACAATTTTCACTCTTTTTTTTGTGAACAATTTTGTCCTTGTCGTCCAACTCCAGCTGTTTCCGGCATAATATGCACGTATGCCTGAACCCCCTCCAAAGTCGCAAATTAATTTGCTGATGTTGCGCATCTGATTGCGGCTATCATCTTTGCCATGGGGTATATGCATGTGTGCATATAAGTGAAGGAGCGTGTGATCATGGACGCAGTGGGCCGGCCTAAAGGAAATGCAAATGCGGCGTGGTGCTCGTCATCATAGTAACACTAACATCTGGCAAAATGCGTGCCATAGACCGGCTCGAAGCTGGACCAGCTTAATTGCTAGATCATCATTGTTCGAAGCAATATATGCCTTTCTCTGAAACTTCTGTCTTGTGTGACTAGAGCTTTTCTGAATCGTTAATCAAGGCGCGTGATTATATACACCTCCAACCCGATATACAGGGTTCTTTTCCCATCGAGATTTGCTTCTCCTACATATGTAGAAACGAGTACACATATCATGTAGTCCCGTCCCTGGTTGTCATAATCATGCTCATAATGTTGCAATGCATGCTGGCTAGCTAGCGGAACGAATTAAGTACTCCCCCTGTTTCTTTTCAATTTGCATATAAAATTTGACTGAAgttaaactttataaagtttgatcaaatttattgGAAAAATATCAATATTAACAATataaaatcaatatcattagatgcatcaagaaattaattttcatactatataACTTTAGTATTATGGATGTTGATATTTTAAATGTAAATCTAATCAAACTTTGCATAGTTTGACTTCAAATAAATCTTATATGTGGAACAAAGGAAACGGTAAGAGGGACCATGCTAAAATTTGTCTATTTAGAAACATTTCTTAACATTCAAATCCTAATTTAGTCCACACTTGTAAGAACAAAAACACACTTTTTGACCTAAAAACAAATTAGAAATACTCAAACTATCAAACTGGTACTACAAAATTTAATCACATGTGCTTTTACAATGCATAATTATTTTTGGAGTAAATTCTTGTGTATACCtccttttttgaatttttttgataggAATTACCCCCATTTTAAAGGATTCTCATCCATTTTACGTCATTTAACGAAAATTATGCCACACTTTACCTTTATTTATTTTGAGCACGTTCGGCCAAGACGGTCTAATCTTTTAGAGTATACATGCATGCCACATAGAAGGGTTTTCCTCCGCAATCGGTTTCTTCACGCGCTCGCCCTCTCACTTCACGGTCATCCAGTTGGCTAAGTCACGCCATGACCAAACTCGAGGCACACCATTTTTGTATCCTCCCCTCACTCTCGCACACGTCTAGGGATAGGTTTTTGTAGGTGACAGGGACATGTGTTGAAGCTGCAAGCACACGGTTCGACCATGTACCATTGAAGAGGCGTGTAACGTGGGACCAGACGGGTGTGGAGCTGAACAGAAGGATGAACTGAGCTGGCAGGTGAACGCGTGGCCTTAACAGGTGGGACCGACTTGACATAACATTCTCGACGGCATTTTTTTGTATAAATGTGGCATGAGTTTGGTTAAATGGGGCAAAACAGATGAAATCCCTTAAATGGGGGTAAATCCTTTAAGAAAAATGTCAAAAGATGAATTAAAAACTAGAATTTACTTGTATTTTTATGGAAGGCTGTTTGCACAAAAGAAAAATTGATAGTCAAAATACCATCTTCAAGACTATCATGTCAAAGTCCAAAAAGACTTAATTTTGGATAGGTGAAAGTGTATGCTTTAAAACAAACTTCGCTTCATACTTTATATGCATAATATGTGTATAAGTGTACTGAATTGTTTTCTATTTTACTTTTTTGAAAATGAGGAtttcccccggcctctgcatcggagAGATGCATGCGGCCAATTGTTTTCTAATGGCTCCGGTAGATTTATCTCTAAATATGCAACAAGGCAAATTGGAGAATTGTAGTTGGGTATTACAATTAATGAATAGCAGAGTCGGCTGCCATCATCATACAACCTAAATTGATGTAACAAACATCCTAGAGTGCAGAGAGCGAAACCGGCCAAAACCTAGCTATTGCATCCAGCATGCATGTATATAACAACAAAATTACGAACTAGTCTTTACGCCATTTGCCAGTAGATTGTCTTCTCCATCAATCAAATAGCAGATACATACAAATCGACAGGCATCTCGCCCAGTCATTCTTGCCTGGCCGGCCGGCCGGCACATGCACTTCAGCACAGACGAACTCTAACCATGCATGCAAAACATGCATGCGGCATATGTATCCTTACCTTTTGCAGCCAGTGGCTCACAGCAATGAGCAAAACACTACGCAAAAGAGCAAGAGCAATAATCACATGGATTATTCCATGCACACGCCGGTTAATCCTCGCCTTATCTGACACGTACCTACCGCGCCTGCAAGTCTTCCCCCCACTCATGCAGAAAGAAACAACCCCTGCTGCAACGGTCTCCCGCCAATCATGCACACATTATTTCATGTGCCATGCAGATTAAATGCTAGAAACAACTGCCTGCCAGAGGCTTAGATTTTGGGTGATCACCATTCACCGAAATAAACTAGCCTCATTTGCTGTGGAGTTAACTAAGACATGAAGCTGAACATTTAGACTGACTGAACACCAACTTGTGCTTACAACATCAGTGCTATACGTATCTTAATTTAGTTCTGAATCATATATACCACTTGCTGTGGAGTGGTGAAAGGCTATAATGTAAAGTCTAGGTTGATGGTTTTCAGAGTTAACCGTGGCTGTGAAAACCTACGAATTATGCCCAGTGCCACTGCCCACTGGCATATGCAATGCAACCTCCTGTCAACAAGACTGCATTTACTTGGTTTTGGAGTCATTTAAAACTAGAACTGCCGTAGTCCCTGCTGCCTGTGGTGTCAGGGTGGATCCAATCCCAAAGCTTGTCGGCCGGCGACACCGGCATCTCTCCGTGGGGCGGAATTTGCGACGACGATGGTGAGGGGAGGAAGTGGCTGCCGACGGCCGGGTGGTTAGGGTAGGCCTGGCTGTGGCCCACCAGCCGGCTCAGCTCGTCCCCCGGCGTGGAACTGCTGCCCATCATGGGTGCGTCTGCCAGGGCCATGAGCGAGTACGTGCAGCTCCTCGCGGCCGGCGCAACCGACATCGTTGAGCTCATCGCCGACGCAAAGGCGCTCGgcctcggaggaggaggaggcggaggctgatGCAGCTGCGCGGTGGCCTGGTCCATGATGGCTGGCAGCGGCGCCGGCGAGCACTCGCCCTGGCCGAGTATGCCGTGGAAGCTGGGCTGCTGCGTCGGTGACATCGGCGTGGACAACGGTGATGACACCTGCTGGCCAGCCGGCGGAATAATGGTGCGTGAGGTGCCCGGCCTCGCCGAGGACGACGCTTGGACGTTGCTGGAGGAGGGCCGCCCGTGGCCGTCGTCGATGCCGGAGCGCTTGTACACGCGGCAGAGCGAGATCTCGGACTGCATGCATGAGACATTTTGTGAAACTTCGGATAAACTACATAAGCAAGCACGATCaaatccaccctttgtcgaaaaaccAAGAACGATCAAATTAGGAATTCAAAATTTACTGCAACATGTCAAAGCTAAAGAAATTACTGCCAATACCAAAGATCT
This DNA window, taken from Triticum aestivum cultivar Chinese Spring chromosome 1D, IWGSC CS RefSeq v2.1, whole genome shotgun sequence, encodes the following:
- the LOC123182055 gene encoding transcription factor JUNGBRUNNEN 1; translated protein: MSRDVDEGSVSAATAGAGGGGEVGGEAAAGVSDEAAVDSHENDLVMPGFRFHPTEEELIEFYLRRKVEGRRFNVELITFLDLYRFDPWELPAMAVIGEKEWFFYVPRDRKYRNGDRPNRVTASGYWKATGADRMIRGENSRPIGLKKTLVFYSGKAPKGVRSSWIMNEYRLPPPTTDADLFYKSEISLCRVYKRSGIDDGHGRPSSSNVQASSSARPGTSRTIIPPAGQQVSSPLSTPMSPTQQPSFHGILGQGECSPAPLPAIMDQATAQLHQPPPPPPPRPSAFASAMSSTMSVAPAARSCTYSLMALADAPMMGSSSTPGDELSRLVGHSQAYPNHPAVGSHFLPSPSSSQIPPHGEMPVSPADKLWDWIHPDTTGSRDYGSSSFK